GAGAAGCCGTTGCGGCACACCACCCGCAGCACGGACAGGTCCTCGCGGTGGGGCGGGAAGGTGTACGCCGGCACCAGCCAGCCGCGCTCGCGCAGCCGTCGGGAGACGTCGAAGACGTCGTACGTCCGCACGCCCGGCGCGGTCGTGAAGGCGAACACCGGCAGCTCGTCGCCGCGGGTCAGCAGCCGGAAGTCGCCGAGCGCCTCGACACGTTCGGCGAGGCTCGTGGCCACGTCCCGCGCGGCCTGCTGCACGGCCCGGTACCCATCCCGGCCCAGCCGCAGGAAGGTGTAGTACTGCGCCACGATCTGCGCGCCCGGCCGGGAGAAGTTGAGCGCGAAGGTCGGCATGTCGCCGCCCAGGTAGTTGACGCGGAAGACGAGTTCCTCGGGCAGGGCCTCCGCGTCCCGCCACAGCGCCCAGCCGACGCCCGGGTAGACGAGACCGTACTTGTGCCCGGAGGTGTTGATGGAGGCGACCCTCGGCAGCCGAAAGTCCCACACCAGGTCCTCGTCGAGGAAGGGCGCGACCATGGCACCGGACGCCCCGTCGACGTGGACGGGGATGTCGAGGCCGGTGCGCTCCTGGAGGGCGTCGAGGGCGGCGCACAGGTCGGCGATCGGCTCGTAGGAGCCGTCGAAGGTGGAGCCGAGGATGCCCACGACCCCGATGGTGTTCTCGTCGCACAGTTCGGCGGCGGCCCGCGGATCGAGATGGAACCGGTCGCCCTCCATGGGGACCTGACGGGCCTCCACCTCCCAGAAGGTGCAGAACTTCTCCCAGCAGACCTGGACGTTGATCCCCATGACGAGGTTCGGGCGGACGTCCCGGGCCGGGTACCGGTCGGCGTTCCGGCGCGCCCACCGCCGCTTGAGGGCCATCCCCGCGAGCATGCACGCCTCGCTCGACCCGGTCGTCGAGCAGCCCACGGCCGCCGACGGGTCGGGCGCGTTCCACAGATCGGCGAGCATGGCCACACAGCGCCGCTCCAGCTCGGCGGTGCGCGGATACTCGTCCTTGTCGATCATGTTCTTGTCCCGGCACTCGTCCATGAGGGCCCCGGCCTGCGGCTCCATCCAGGTGGTGACGAAGGTGGCGAGATTCAGCCGGGAGTTGCCGTCGAGCATCAGTTCGTCGTGCACGAGCTGGTAGGCGGTCGTGGGCGGCAGGGGAGCGTCCGGGAGCCGGTGCTTGGGCGGGGCCTCGGCCATGCCGCCTACCGGGTTGGCCTCGCCGTGGAAAGGGTTGACGGCGAGCCTGCGCCCGTCGCCCTTGTCGTCCGGTACTCCGCTGTCCCCTCGGTGCAATGGCATGCGTACGACGGTAGGTCCGGGCCGTCGGACTTGCACCTCACGCCACGTAAGGATTCATCGTGAAGGGCGTACCGAGAAGGGAGCGGAAGAAGTGAGCTACTCCGTGGGACAGGTCGCCGGCTTCGCCGGGGTCACGGTGCGCACGCTGCACCACTACGACGACATCGGCCTGCTCGTCCCGAGCGAGCGCAGCCACGCGGGCCACCGGCGTTACAGCGACGCCGACCTCGACCGGCTGCAGCAGATCCTGTTCTACCGGGAGCTCGGCTTCCCGCTCGACGAGGTCGCCGCCCTGCTCGACGATCCGGCCGCGGACCCGCGCGCGCACCTGCGGCGACAGCACGAACTGCTGACCGCCCGGATCGAGAAGCTGCAGAAGATGGCGGAGGCCGTGGAGCACGCCATGGAGGCACGCAAGATGGGCATCAATCTCACGCCGGAGGAGCGGTTCGAGGTCTTCGGCGACAAGGACCCGGAGCAGTACGCGGAGGAGGCGGAAGAGCGCTGGGGCGGCACGGAGGCGTACGCCGAGTCGCAGCGGCGCGCGGCCCAGTACACCAAGGAGGACTGGAAGCGCCTGATGGCCGAGGCGGAAGACTGGAGCGAGCGTTACAAGGCCCTGATGGCCGAGGGCGAGCCGCCGGCCGGCGAGCGGGCCATGGACATGGCCGAGGAGCATCGACAGCACATCGGCACGTGGTACTACGAGTGCCCCTACGAGATGCACCTGTGCCTCGGCGACATGTACGTGTCCGACGAGCGCTTCAAGGCGTTCTACGACTCCATGCGCCCGGGTCTCGCCGAACACCTCAGGAACGCGATCAAGGCGAACGCGGCCCGGTACACCTCCTGACCCGCGGCCCGGGAGGCTCACTCCCGGGCCGGACCGTCAACCCGAGGACCTCGCCGAGCTCCACGGCTTTGTGCCGGGCGGACCACAGTGCATCCTGGGGGCCTCTTGGAACCTGGGCCACGACGGCTGCGTTGATACTTTGGGCAGCCAGTCCCAGCCCGCCCCACACCAGCAGGAGCCACATTCCCGTGACGACCCTCGCGCTCGGCCCCGAGTGGCTCAGCCCCGACTACCTGATCGAGACCTTCAGCCTGCCCGGCATCCTGCTGATCGTCTTCGCCGAGTCCGGGCTCTTCGCCTTCCTGCCGGGCGACTCTCTGCTGTTCACCGCGGGGCTCTTCGTGGCCGAGGGGACCTACATCAGCCAGCCCCTGTGGCTGGTCTGCACGCTGATCGTGATCGCCGCCGTCATCGGCGACCAAGTGGGCTACATGATCGGCAAGTTCTTCGGTCCCAGGCTCTTCAGCCGGCCCAACTCCAAGCTCTTCAAGCAGGAGAACCTGGAGAAGGCCCACGAGTTCATGGAGAAGTACGGCCCCAAGGCGATCGTCCTCGCCCGCTTCGTACCGATCGTGCGCACCTTCGCCCCCATCGTGGCGGGCGCCGGCCGTATGAAGTACCGCACGTTCCTCACGTACAACGTCATCGGCGGCATCGCCTGGGGCACCGGCGTCACCCTCGCCGGCTACTGGCTCGGCCAGATCGAGTTCATCAAGACGAACGTCGAGGCGATCCTCATCCTGATCGTCTTCGTCTCCGTGGTCCCGATCATCATCGAATACCTGCGCGAGCGGTCGAAGAAGAAGCGCGCGGCCGCGGAGGCCCCCGCCGGCCGGCCGCAGATGCCCCCGATGATGGACGACGCGACGACGCAGCTCCGCCGCGTGGAGCCGGCACAGCAGCCTTACGAGTCGGACCAGGGCTACGGTTACCAGCAGGATCAGCCGTACGGCCAGCAGGACCAGCCATACGGCCAGCAGGATCAGCCATACGGCCAGCAGGATCAGCCGTACGCCCAGCAGTACCCGCGGCAGGGGCAGCAGTACCCGCAGCAGTACCCGTACGACCAGAACTATCCTCAGAACTGAACGGGCTGCTCGGTGCATCACCTGCGAGACCGAATGTGATATCAGCGATCCCGCAGGTGATGGTCCGCTCTGCGCCTAACTCACGAACATCCACCTGGTCACATAGACTTTTCCGTCGGTCATCATGATGCCGCGGATGCTGTCATCGGAACCCAGGTTGCTGAGACGCCTGGTGTATGAGCCGCAATCTCCAGACGCGATGAATTGACTGTCGTAGCCGTCCCAGATGTGCCTTCCGCCCTTTATCTGGTAGCCGAACTGTACGTTGATGGTCCCCGAGCCTCCTGACCTGCAGTACTCGGTGGTGTAGTTTCCGGTGATCGGACCGTCCGGACCGTAGATGCACAGCTCGCCATTATCGAGCGATCCGCACTTCGACGCCTGAGCGGTCTGTGGGGCCGCTTCGGCGGATGCGGCAGGGCCGAACAACACGAGGACGCCGGCCATTGCCGCAGCCAAGGCGAGCGTGTTTTTGGCGGCTCGCAACACGGAAGATTTCAAGTCTGTCCCCCATTTGGAAATGGCTTCTTCGGTCGGTAGAAGGCTAGGCAGATGCCCCATGGGCCAGACAAGTCCGCATCCCTGAAGCCGGAAACTCAAGAAGTAACAGCGTGTAAATGGGGATGCTTTGTCGTGTCGCTCAAAAGAGTCATGTCTGTATATTGAATCCGTGTGGCAGGCTGTCGAAGCTACTGTCAGCCGATCATGCAAGATGCGTGTGACATCCATCACGTGATGATCTTGGGGCCCGCCCCGTCAGAAGCCGCGCGTCCGCTTGGCCGCGCGGCGGCTCGCCGCCGTGGCAGCGCCCGGGATGCGCAGGAACAGCCGCGAGATCTCCGTTCCCAGGTTCACCCCGATCGCGATGGCCATCGCCAGCGCCGCGGCCTTCGACAACGACACCAGCCCCGCATCGAGCTCGTTCTGCGCGATCGACAACAGCCCGAAGTACGACGCGGAACCGGGCAGCAGGGGCCCGATCGCCGCCGTCGTGTACGGCAGCGCCGACGCGAACCGGTACCGGGACAGCAACTGCCCGAACAGCCCCACCAGGCCCGCCGCAACCGCCGTGGAGGCAACCGGTGAGAGCTCGCCCGCGTAGTGCATCGCGCCGTACACCGCCCACGCGACACCGCCGTTCAACGTCACCGCCAGCACGGTGGATCGTTCCTGCTGGAGCAGCACCGCGAAGGCCAGGGACAGCAGCATCGACGCACCGATCTGCAACAGCGGCCGTGGTTCGCCGCCCAGAGCCGCGTCGGGGGTGAGGCGGGCGCCCAGCTGGACACCGACGTAGAGCATCACCAGCACCCCGACGACGATGCCCACGAAGAAGTACATGACTTCCAGCAGTCGCGCGGACGCGGTGATGTAGTAGCCGGTCAGACCGTCCTGCACGCCCGCCACCAACGCCCGCCCGGGCAGCAGCGCGAACAGTCCACCCGTGATCACCGCGGACGCCTTGACGTCCACGTGCGCCAGCGTCATCGCGATCGCGATCGCGGCCGGCGGCGTCGCCGCAACCGTGAACTGGTAGAACTCCGGCAGGCCGCGCCCCGCGCACAGCCAGGCCAGCCGGTCGCCGAGCATCGCGCCCAGCGCGGCCGCGACGAAGACGGTCAGGTCACCGCCGACGAGCACGGAGGCCGCGCCCGCCAGCAGCCCGCTCGCGGCGGTCAGCGCCCAGCCGGGGTAGGGGTGCCGGTTGCGGCGGATCTCGGCGAGCCGCCCGTAGGCCTCTTCCAGGGAGAGGTGGTTCTCCGGGTCGCTGAGGTCGTCCACCAGCTGGTAGACGGCCGCCAGACGCGTGTAGTCGGTGCCCCGGCGGCGCACTGTCCGGGACGCCGTCACCGGGTCGTCGACCAGGGACGGCTGGTAGGAGATCGACAGCAGGGTGAAGGTGACGTTCGGTTCGCAGCGGTCGAGCCCGTAGGAGCGGCAGACGGCGAACATCGCCGCCTCCACGTCCTCGGCGCCCTCGCCGCCCGCCAGCAGCAGTTCACCGATACGCAGCGTCAGGTCGAGCACGCGCGGAACGGCCGGACCTTCGTCCTCCTCCGCCTTGTGCACGAGCTCCGGCGCGGGCCGCTCGGCCACCGGCATGCGCAGCATCGTGCGCATCCGGTCCTGCCAGGGCAGGTCCTTGGTCAGACTGACCACGGGGATGCCGGTCGGCGGCGTGAACGCGGGCGGCGCGTGCCGGGCGCTGTAGGTCCTCGGCGAGTTGAACGCCGACCCCTCGGGCTCCGCCACGGGGGTCTGCTGGACGTCGAGCCCCTTGGGGAGGGCGAACTCGGACGTGGTCTCCGACTCCGAACCGACGATGGGCACCGCGAGCCCCTCGGGAATCGCGAACTCGGATGTCGTGGAGGACTCGCCCAAGTCCCCGACGACCACACTGGGGGCCGCGAAGGCACTCCTCGCCTCGTCCGACCGTGGCTTGCGGTACTCCGCCTCCGTCACTGCGTAGCGCTCCCTGTACGACACGTTCAGCAAGCATCAGTATGCGCACAGATGCGCGAAGGGGCCGCACGCGTGTGCGTGCGGCCCCTTCGCGACAGCAGGCTCAGTGACCGCCCTGCTCCTTGAAGCGCTTGTAGGACCGCTCGATCTCGGCCTCGGCGTCCGTACGGCCCACCCAGTTGGCGCCCTCGACCGACTTGCCGGGCTCCAGGTCCTTGTAGACCTCGAAGAAGTGCTGGATCTCCAGGCGGTCGAACTCCGACACGTGGTGGATGTCACGCAGGTGCTCCACGCGCGGGTCGTGCGCCGGCACGCACAGCAGCTTGTCGTCGCCACCGGCCTCGTCCGTCATCCGGAACATGCCGATCGTGCGGCACTGGATGAGGCAGCCGGGGAAGGTCGGCTCGTCCAGGATGACCAGCGCGTCCAGCGGGTCGCCGTCCTCGCCGAGGGTGTTCTCGACGAAGCCGTAGTCGGCCGGGTAACTGGTCGAGGTGAAGAGGCGACGGTCCAGGCGGATCCGACCGGTCTCGTGGTCCACCTCGTACTTGTTCCGCGAACCCTTCGGAATCTCGATCGTGACGTCGAACTCCACCGGTGGCTCCTCCATGATCAGCACATAGTTCTGGTGGTTAAGTGTCCCTCACGCAGGTGTGTGATCGCGAAAGGGGCTGGTGGTCGTGCCAGAGCTGAGGCCTTGGCGAGCCGCGAGACCGCATGTGACGCGGGTCGCGAGCGCCGTACGACCGCGTCTGGCACAGGCCGCGGACGCCGTGGGCCCACGTCTCGCACGCGCCGCGACGGCCGCGAGGCCACGGGTCGCGCGGCTCGCACGCGCCACGAAACCGCAGGTCGCGCGGATCACGAGGGCGAAGACCTGGCAGTACACCGCGGGCGCCGCCACCGCCGGCCTGGCGCTGGCCGCCGGAGTGGTGACCGCCGCAGGCCCTTGGGACTCCACCGGTCAGCGTACGGCCGAGCGGGACCGGGCGGCTGCCCAGGAACGTACGGGTGGCGCAGATCACGATGGTTCTTCCGGTACGTCCTCCGGTACGGCGGCCGCGCCCCGCCCCGCACCCAGCGCCGCCTCCGTCCTCGCGGGCCTCGGCGGCGGGGCCGGCGGCAGTCTGAAGTCGGCCCCGACCGGACGGGCCCTCGCCGGCGTCCTCGAGCCGCTCCTGAAGGACGCGGCGCTCGGCACCCGCCGTACGGCGGCGGTCGTGGACGTCGCCACGGGCACGCGGCTGTACGGCGTCGGGGCCGACGAGGCGCTCACGCCCGCCTCCACCACGAAGATCGCCACCGCCGCGGCCGCACTGACCGCCATGGGCGCCGACCACCGCCTCACCACCCGCGCCGCCCTCGAAGCCGACACCGGGGAACTCGTCCTCGTCGGCGGCGGCGACCCCACGCTCACGGCCCACGAGGACGCCGAGGGCTGGGCGAGCCTGCGCACCCTCGCCGACGAGACGGCCGCCGCCCTGAAGAAGCGCGACCTGCGCGAGGTGACGCTCTCGTACGACACCACCTTGTACGCCGGTTCCGAACTTCACCCCATCGGAGTCAACGACAACCTCGCCCCCGTCTCCGCCCTGATGGTCGACGAGGCCCGCACGGACGACTCCGCCGGCGGCCCCGCACCCCGGGTGACGGACCCGGCGGCGGACGCGGCCCGCAAGTTCGCCGCCCTCCTCGAGGACCACGGCATCAGGACGACGTCCCCCGGCCCCTCCAAGGCGACCGGGCGCGCCCAGTCCCTCGCGACGGTCTCCTCGCCCCCGCTGTCCGCCCTCGTCGAGCGCATGCTCACCAACAGCGACAACGACATCGCCGAGGCCCTCGCCCGCCAGACGGCCGTCGCCACCGGCGCACGCGCCGACTTCGACGGCGCCGGCCGGGCGATCGCCGCCCAGCTGGACAAGCTCGAAGTGCCCCTGTCGGGCGCCGAATTCCTGGACGGCAGCGGCCTCGACCGGGGCGACCGGCTCACCGCCGACCTGCTCACGGCACTGCTGGCCAAGGCGGGCGACCCTGCTCACCCAGAACTCCGCCCGGTCCTCACCGGCCTCCCGGTGGCCGGCTTCACCGGCACTCTGACCAGCCGCTACACGGACGGGGCGGCGGGCATCGTACGAGCGAAGACGGGAACCCTGACGGGCGTGAACACCCTGGCGGGAACGGTGGTCGACCAGGACGGCAGGCTGTTGGCCTTCGCGTTCCTGACATCGGACACGTCGGATCCGTGGGCGGCGCAGTCGGCGCTGGACAAGACGGCAACGGCCTTGGCGGCGTGCGGCTGCGGGTAGGCACCGCCCGCCGGGCCGTCGAACCGACGTCACCCCCGCCATCCCCACGACCTGCCCCCAGCGGCAGCGCTCACGTACGGTTGACGCATGACGAGCATCGGTGGTGCTGCATCTTCCGGGATGGTCGACTGGAATCTCGCGGTGGCGACCGCGACCCGGCTCGTACGGCCGGGCCCCGACGTGAGCCGCGACGAGGCCCGGGCCGTCGTCGCGGAGTTGCGTCGGCACGCCAAGGCCTCGGAGGGACACGTCCGGGGCTTCACTCGTATGGCCACGGAGAACGTCCGTGACACCCCGGTCCTCGTGGTCGACCGCCCGGGCTGGGTCCGCGCGAACGTCGCCGGGTTCCGGGAGATCCTCAAGCCCCTGCTCGACAAGATGCAGGAGCGGCGCGGCAACAGCCCAGGTGGCGCGGTCCTCGGCGCCGTCGGCGGCAAGGTGACCGGCGTCGAACTGGGCATGCTGCTGTCCTTCCTGGCCTCCCGCGTCCTCGGCCAGTACGAGACCTTCGCCCCGGCCACCCGCGACCTCCCCGCCGGCGAGAACGGCGGCGGCCGGCTCCTGCTCGTCGCCCCCAACATCGTGCACGTCGAGCGGGAACTCGATGTGCAGCCCCACGACTTCCGCCTGTGGGTGTGCCTGCACGAGGAGACGCACCGCACGCAGTTCACGGCGGTGCCCTGGCTGCGGGACCACCTGGAGGGTGAGATCCAGTCGTTCCTGGGAGAGACCGAGGTCGACCCCATGACCGTCCTGGAACGCGTCCGGGAGGCCGCCCAGTCCCTCGCCGGGGGCCGCCCCGAGGGCGAGGAAGACGACGGCGGACGGTCCCTGGTGGAGATCGTGCAGAGCCCCGCCCAGCGCGAGATCCTCGGCCGCCTCACCGCCGTGATGTCCCTCCTGGAGGGCCACGCCGACTTCGTGATGGACGGCGTGGGTCCGGACGTCGTACCGACCGTCGCGGAGATTCGCGAGAAGTTCCAGCAGCGTCGCGCCAAGGGGGCCTCCCGGCTGGACATGGCCCTGCGCAAGCTGCTGGGTCTGGACGCCAAGCTCAGGCAGTACCGCGACGGCGAACGCTTCGTACGGGCGGTCGTCGACCAGGTCGGCATGGACGGCTTCAACCGCGTGTGGACCTCCCCCAACACCCTCCCCACCAAGATGGAGATCGCCAAACCGGCGGACTGGATCGCGCGGGTGCATCGCAAGGCCGAGTCGTGAACGGGGGTGCGGGGGTTGTGCAACGAATCCCGCCGACGGCAGGCGAACGCCCCTTCAATCACCCGTCCGAGGGACCGTGAGGCATGGGTAGGCGTGCAATGCTCGGGGAACGGCCCGGTTCTGTCACCATCTACACACTCTGAGTGACCGAGCTCGGGCTCACCCCCCGACAACTTCATGAAGGGAACCGGACATGGGTCCCCATCCTGCGGTCGCGGCGATACGCCTGGCGGTCCGCCGCGTCCTCCACGACATCCTCACCGAGCAGAACTCCCAGCCCGCCTCGCCGTCCCCCGGGCAGACCCCGCACGAGCGCCTGTCGTCGCCGCTCGTGCTCGTGGCATGCTCCGGCGGCGCCGACTCCACGGCCCTGGCCTCCGCCCTCGCCTTCGAGGCCCCCAAGCTGGGCTTCCGGGCCGGCGGCGTCACCGTCGACCACGGCCTGCAGCCCGGCTCCGACCTGCGCGCCGAGGAAGTCGTCCTGCGCCTGCGCGAACTCGGCCTCGACCCGGTCGAGTCCACCGCAGTGACCGTCGGCCGCGAAGGCGGCCCCGAGGCCGCCGCCCGCGACGCCCGCTACGCGGCCCTCGACGCCGCGGCCGTCCGGCACCGCGCTGTCGCCGTCCTGCTCGGCCACACCCGCGACGACCAGGCCGAAACCGTGCTGCTCGGCCTCGCCCGCGGCTCCGGCATCCGCTCCCTGTCCGGCATGGCCGCGGTCTCGGGGGCCGACGGCCGTTACCGGCGCCCCTTCCTCGAAGTCGACCGGCAGACCGCCCGCAAGGCCTGCATGGTCCAGTCCCTGCCCGTCTGGGACGACCCCCACAACGCCGACCCCGCGTACACGAGGTCCCGCCTGCGCCACGAGGGCCTGCCCGCCCTGGAGAAGGCGCTCGGCAAGGGCGTCGTCGAAGCCCTGGCCCGGACCGCCCAGCTCTCCCGCGACGACGCCGACGCCCTCGACGCCTGGGCCCGCGAGGCTGAGGCCTCCGTACGCGACGCCGCCGGCCTTCTGGAGTGCGCCAAGCTCTACGCCCTGCCGCCCGCCGTACGCCGCCGCATCCTGCGCCGCGCCGCCATCGAGGCCGGCGCCCCCGCGGGTGCCCTCTTCGCCCGCCACATCGAGGAGGTCGACCGGCTGATCACCGGCTGGCGCGGTCAGGGGGCCATCAATCTGCCGGGCAAAGTCGTCGCCCAGCGGCAGGGTGGCAGACTGGTGATTCGGCAAGGCTGAATCCGGCGGGCTGCCGAGGGCCGTGGCGCCGGGCCTGCCGAGGGCCGTAGTGCAGGGCCGTAAGTGCGGGACGACCGAAAGTGATGCGGGTGGACGCGAAAGACATGGGTGCCGAGCTCCAGCAGGTGCTCATCACCAAGGAAGAGATCGACGCGAAGCTGGCGGAGCTGGCCGCGAAGATCGACGCGGAGTACGCGGGCAAGGACCTGCTGATCGTCGGCGTCCTCAAGGG
The nucleotide sequence above comes from Streptomyces sp. NL15-2K. Encoded proteins:
- a CDS encoding glutamate decarboxylase gives rise to the protein MPLHRGDSGVPDDKGDGRRLAVNPFHGEANPVGGMAEAPPKHRLPDAPLPPTTAYQLVHDELMLDGNSRLNLATFVTTWMEPQAGALMDECRDKNMIDKDEYPRTAELERRCVAMLADLWNAPDPSAAVGCSTTGSSEACMLAGMALKRRWARRNADRYPARDVRPNLVMGINVQVCWEKFCTFWEVEARQVPMEGDRFHLDPRAAAELCDENTIGVVGILGSTFDGSYEPIADLCAALDALQERTGLDIPVHVDGASGAMVAPFLDEDLVWDFRLPRVASINTSGHKYGLVYPGVGWALWRDAEALPEELVFRVNYLGGDMPTFALNFSRPGAQIVAQYYTFLRLGRDGYRAVQQAARDVATSLAERVEALGDFRLLTRGDELPVFAFTTAPGVRTYDVFDVSRRLRERGWLVPAYTFPPHREDLSVLRVVCRNGFSADLAELFVEDLGRLLPDLRRQSGPLTRDKGAATGFHH
- a CDS encoding MerR family transcriptional regulator, with amino-acid sequence MSYSVGQVAGFAGVTVRTLHHYDDIGLLVPSERSHAGHRRYSDADLDRLQQILFYRELGFPLDEVAALLDDPAADPRAHLRRQHELLTARIEKLQKMAEAVEHAMEARKMGINLTPEERFEVFGDKDPEQYAEEAEERWGGTEAYAESQRRAAQYTKEDWKRLMAEAEDWSERYKALMAEGEPPAGERAMDMAEEHRQHIGTWYYECPYEMHLCLGDMYVSDERFKAFYDSMRPGLAEHLRNAIKANAARYTS
- a CDS encoding VTT domain-containing protein; the encoded protein is MTTLALGPEWLSPDYLIETFSLPGILLIVFAESGLFAFLPGDSLLFTAGLFVAEGTYISQPLWLVCTLIVIAAVIGDQVGYMIGKFFGPRLFSRPNSKLFKQENLEKAHEFMEKYGPKAIVLARFVPIVRTFAPIVAGAGRMKYRTFLTYNVIGGIAWGTGVTLAGYWLGQIEFIKTNVEAILILIVFVSVVPIIIEYLRERSKKKRAAAEAPAGRPQMPPMMDDATTQLRRVEPAQQPYESDQGYGYQQDQPYGQQDQPYGQQDQPYGQQDQPYAQQYPRQGQQYPQQYPYDQNYPQN
- a CDS encoding threonine/serine exporter family protein: MTEAEYRKPRSDEARSAFAAPSVVVGDLGESSTTSEFAIPEGLAVPIVGSESETTSEFALPKGLDVQQTPVAEPEGSAFNSPRTYSARHAPPAFTPPTGIPVVSLTKDLPWQDRMRTMLRMPVAERPAPELVHKAEEDEGPAVPRVLDLTLRIGELLLAGGEGAEDVEAAMFAVCRSYGLDRCEPNVTFTLLSISYQPSLVDDPVTASRTVRRRGTDYTRLAAVYQLVDDLSDPENHLSLEEAYGRLAEIRRNRHPYPGWALTAASGLLAGAASVLVGGDLTVFVAAALGAMLGDRLAWLCAGRGLPEFYQFTVAATPPAAIAIAMTLAHVDVKASAVITGGLFALLPGRALVAGVQDGLTGYYITASARLLEVMYFFVGIVVGVLVMLYVGVQLGARLTPDAALGGEPRPLLQIGASMLLSLAFAVLLQQERSTVLAVTLNGGVAWAVYGAMHYAGELSPVASTAVAAGLVGLFGQLLSRYRFASALPYTTAAIGPLLPGSASYFGLLSIAQNELDAGLVSLSKAAALAMAIAIGVNLGTEISRLFLRIPGAATAASRRAAKRTRGF
- a CDS encoding inorganic diphosphatase, which translates into the protein MEFDVTIEIPKGSRNKYEVDHETGRIRLDRRLFTSTSYPADYGFVENTLGEDGDPLDALVILDEPTFPGCLIQCRTIGMFRMTDEAGGDDKLLCVPAHDPRVEHLRDIHHVSEFDRLEIQHFFEVYKDLEPGKSVEGANWVGRTDAEAEIERSYKRFKEQGGH
- the dacB gene encoding D-alanyl-D-alanine carboxypeptidase/D-alanyl-D-alanine-endopeptidase, which translates into the protein MTRVASAVRPRLAQAADAVGPRLARAATAARPRVARLARATKPQVARITRAKTWQYTAGAATAGLALAAGVVTAAGPWDSTGQRTAERDRAAAQERTGGADHDGSSGTSSGTAAAPRPAPSAASVLAGLGGGAGGSLKSAPTGRALAGVLEPLLKDAALGTRRTAAVVDVATGTRLYGVGADEALTPASTTKIATAAAALTAMGADHRLTTRAALEADTGELVLVGGGDPTLTAHEDAEGWASLRTLADETAAALKKRDLREVTLSYDTTLYAGSELHPIGVNDNLAPVSALMVDEARTDDSAGGPAPRVTDPAADAARKFAALLEDHGIRTTSPGPSKATGRAQSLATVSSPPLSALVERMLTNSDNDIAEALARQTAVATGARADFDGAGRAIAAQLDKLEVPLSGAEFLDGSGLDRGDRLTADLLTALLAKAGDPAHPELRPVLTGLPVAGFTGTLTSRYTDGAAGIVRAKTGTLTGVNTLAGTVVDQDGRLLAFAFLTSDTSDPWAAQSALDKTATALAACGCG
- a CDS encoding zinc-dependent metalloprotease translates to MTSIGGAASSGMVDWNLAVATATRLVRPGPDVSRDEARAVVAELRRHAKASEGHVRGFTRMATENVRDTPVLVVDRPGWVRANVAGFREILKPLLDKMQERRGNSPGGAVLGAVGGKVTGVELGMLLSFLASRVLGQYETFAPATRDLPAGENGGGRLLLVAPNIVHVERELDVQPHDFRLWVCLHEETHRTQFTAVPWLRDHLEGEIQSFLGETEVDPMTVLERVREAAQSLAGGRPEGEEDDGGRSLVEIVQSPAQREILGRLTAVMSLLEGHADFVMDGVGPDVVPTVAEIREKFQQRRAKGASRLDMALRKLLGLDAKLRQYRDGERFVRAVVDQVGMDGFNRVWTSPNTLPTKMEIAKPADWIARVHRKAES
- the tilS gene encoding tRNA lysidine(34) synthetase TilS, which codes for MGPHPAVAAIRLAVRRVLHDILTEQNSQPASPSPGQTPHERLSSPLVLVACSGGADSTALASALAFEAPKLGFRAGGVTVDHGLQPGSDLRAEEVVLRLRELGLDPVESTAVTVGREGGPEAAARDARYAALDAAAVRHRAVAVLLGHTRDDQAETVLLGLARGSGIRSLSGMAAVSGADGRYRRPFLEVDRQTARKACMVQSLPVWDDPHNADPAYTRSRLRHEGLPALEKALGKGVVEALARTAQLSRDDADALDAWAREAEASVRDAAGLLECAKLYALPPAVRRRILRRAAIEAGAPAGALFARHIEEVDRLITGWRGQGAINLPGKVVAQRQGGRLVIRQG